A stretch of the Actinoalloteichus fjordicus genome encodes the following:
- a CDS encoding alcohol dehydrogenase catalytic domain-containing protein, which produces MSGGRTVSALLARRADLSPTVEQVRLPDPGPGEVRVRIRAAGVCHSDLSMINGTLAPSFPLALGHEAAGVVTDVGPGTDRVSGGEHVVLNWSPACRTCWHCAAGRPWFCDTAGRPSSARGATADGAALHVTLGLGALAEEVVVPQHAVIPVPAELPFDQAALLGCAVLTGVGAVRNTARVAAGESVVVIGLGGVGLSAVLAARDAGAEQILAVDVTESKHALAIAAGATDFLVSDGGLVRSIRARTDGRGVDHAFECVGRATTIETAWRSVRRGGGVIVVGMGARDDVISLSALDVFHSGRVLRSSVYGAADPDRDVPALARDVLAGDLDVTPLITHRISLAETPAALDRLARGEGARSVVSFPG; this is translated from the coding sequence ATGAGCGGCGGACGCACCGTGTCGGCCCTGCTGGCGCGTCGTGCGGACCTGTCGCCCACTGTGGAACAGGTGCGGCTGCCCGATCCGGGACCGGGCGAGGTCCGGGTCCGGATTCGGGCCGCCGGGGTCTGCCACTCCGATCTGTCGATGATCAACGGCACGCTCGCCCCGTCCTTCCCGCTGGCACTCGGCCACGAGGCGGCGGGCGTCGTCACCGACGTCGGGCCGGGGACCGATCGCGTCTCCGGCGGGGAGCACGTCGTGCTCAACTGGTCGCCTGCGTGCCGGACCTGCTGGCATTGTGCGGCGGGCAGGCCGTGGTTCTGTGACACCGCAGGCAGGCCGTCCTCGGCACGGGGCGCCACCGCCGACGGCGCGGCGCTGCACGTCACGCTCGGTCTCGGCGCACTCGCCGAGGAGGTCGTGGTACCGCAGCACGCGGTCATCCCGGTGCCCGCCGAACTGCCTTTCGACCAGGCCGCGCTGCTGGGCTGCGCGGTGCTGACCGGCGTCGGCGCCGTCCGCAACACCGCGCGGGTCGCGGCGGGGGAGTCCGTCGTCGTGATCGGACTCGGCGGGGTCGGCCTGTCCGCCGTCCTGGCCGCTCGCGATGCGGGCGCGGAACAGATCCTGGCGGTCGACGTCACGGAGTCCAAGCACGCACTCGCGATCGCGGCGGGCGCGACGGACTTCCTCGTCTCCGACGGCGGGCTCGTCCGCTCGATCCGGGCCCGCACCGACGGGCGCGGCGTCGACCACGCCTTCGAGTGTGTCGGCCGGGCGACGACCATCGAGACCGCCTGGCGCTCGGTGCGGCGCGGTGGCGGGGTGATCGTCGTCGGCATGGGCGCTCGAGACGACGTGATCAGTCTCAGCGCACTGGACGTCTTCCACTCCGGCCGGGTGCTGCGCTCCTCGGTGTACGGCGCGGCCGATCCCGACCGCGACGTGCCCGCACTGGCCCGCGACGTCCTGGCAGGCGATCTCGACGTGACTCCGCTGATCACCCACCGCATCTCCTTGGCCGAGACGCCCGCCGCCCTCGATCGACTGGCGAGGGGGGAGGGCGCCCGCTCGGTGGTGTCCTTCCCGGGCTGA
- the mtnB gene encoding methylthioribulose 1-phosphate dehydratase, translating into MTDSPTTFTPSATQLDQAGRALAQEAARYTRMGWMRGTSGNLSVTLNHDPLRLAVTASGLDKDELTSRDFVVVDGSGEAVPGGPEPARRPSAEAGLHARIAAVAGAGAVVHVHVLAPVVAAERWPAGVELRDLEMLKGFGRAAHDDVVTVPVVANSQDMTVLGDAFEAGFDPATPALIVARHGLYVWGEDLHSARNRAECLEWLLRFTLETRADAGEHTARGRWT; encoded by the coding sequence ATGACCGACTCCCCTACGACGTTCACGCCCAGTGCGACGCAGCTCGACCAGGCGGGCCGGGCGCTGGCGCAGGAGGCCGCCCGCTACACGCGGATGGGCTGGATGCGCGGCACCTCTGGGAACCTGTCGGTGACGTTGAACCACGATCCGCTGCGGCTGGCCGTGACCGCCAGCGGGCTGGACAAGGACGAGCTGACCTCGCGGGACTTCGTCGTCGTCGACGGGTCGGGCGAGGCGGTGCCCGGCGGCCCCGAGCCTGCCCGCAGGCCGTCGGCGGAGGCCGGGCTGCATGCCAGGATCGCCGCCGTCGCCGGGGCGGGCGCCGTCGTGCACGTCCATGTGCTCGCCCCGGTGGTCGCGGCCGAGCGGTGGCCCGCAGGTGTGGAGCTGCGCGACCTGGAGATGCTCAAGGGCTTCGGCCGTGCCGCGCACGACGACGTGGTGACGGTGCCGGTGGTGGCCAACAGCCAGGACATGACCGTCCTCGGCGACGCCTTCGAGGCGGGGTTCGATCCGGCGACCCCGGCATTGATCGTGGCTCGGCACGGCCTGTATGTGTGGGGAGAGGACCTGCATTCGGCGCGGAATCGCGCGGAGTGCCTGGAGTGGCTGCTCCGGTTCACCCTGGAGACCAGGGCCGACGCCGGGGAGCACACGGCGAGAGGCAGGTGGACGTGA
- a CDS encoding aldehyde dehydrogenase family protein — MTSADVATSAGAARAADRSRFYLDGQWTEPLGGGVIPVENPYTERIIATVPAGSVRDVDRAVAAARAAATPWAATPPAVRAEHLARLADAVAARAEDLAATIGRELGAPQRVAAAVHVGMPLTVLRGIAETAARPPAEETVGNSLVVREPVGVVAAITPWNYPLHQVVAKVAPALAAGCPVVLKPSEVTPLTAYLFFDAVHEAGLPPGVLNLVVGTGPVVGEALAGHRDVDMVSFTGSTAVGARISHLAADRIARVALELGGKSANLVLADADLPAAVRAGVGKAFLNSGQTCTAWSRMLVDRSRYAEAVELAEQSARRFTLGDPVAPQTRLGPLVSAAQRDRVLGHVDRAVADGARLVIGGSDAEVPAQGHFVAPTVFADVDPDGALAQEEVFGPVLAIIPVADDAEAVAVANNSRYGLAGAVWSADAERALAVARSLRTGAVDVNGGAFNPAAPFGGYRQSGLGRELGAHGIAEFTEVKAIQR, encoded by the coding sequence ATGACCAGCGCAGACGTCGCCACATCAGCCGGGGCGGCGCGAGCCGCCGACCGCAGCAGGTTCTATCTGGACGGACAGTGGACGGAGCCGCTCGGCGGGGGCGTCATCCCCGTCGAGAACCCCTACACCGAGCGGATCATCGCCACGGTGCCCGCCGGGTCCGTACGGGACGTGGACCGGGCGGTGGCCGCCGCCCGTGCCGCCGCGACGCCGTGGGCGGCCACCCCGCCCGCCGTGCGGGCCGAGCACCTCGCCCGACTGGCCGACGCGGTCGCGGCGCGGGCCGAGGACCTCGCCGCCACCATCGGCCGGGAACTCGGTGCGCCGCAGCGGGTGGCCGCCGCCGTGCATGTCGGAATGCCGCTGACGGTGTTGCGCGGCATCGCCGAGACGGCCGCCCGGCCGCCAGCGGAGGAGACCGTCGGCAACTCCCTGGTGGTCCGGGAGCCCGTCGGGGTCGTCGCCGCGATCACCCCGTGGAACTACCCGCTGCATCAGGTGGTCGCCAAGGTGGCGCCCGCGCTGGCGGCGGGCTGTCCGGTGGTCCTCAAGCCCAGCGAGGTGACCCCGCTGACGGCGTACCTCTTCTTCGACGCCGTCCACGAGGCGGGACTGCCGCCCGGCGTGCTCAACCTGGTCGTCGGCACCGGTCCGGTGGTCGGCGAGGCGCTGGCCGGGCACCGGGACGTCGACATGGTCTCCTTCACCGGCTCCACGGCCGTCGGCGCCCGGATCTCCCACCTGGCCGCCGATCGGATCGCCCGCGTCGCCCTGGAGTTGGGGGGCAAGTCGGCCAACCTCGTCCTGGCTGACGCCGACCTGCCCGCCGCCGTCCGTGCAGGCGTCGGCAAGGCCTTCCTCAACTCCGGCCAGACCTGCACCGCGTGGAGTCGGATGCTGGTGGACCGCAGCCGGTATGCCGAGGCCGTCGAACTGGCCGAGCAGTCCGCCCGCCGCTTCACCCTCGGCGACCCCGTCGCCCCGCAGACCCGCCTCGGCCCGCTGGTCTCGGCCGCGCAGCGTGATCGGGTACTCGGCCACGTCGACCGCGCCGTCGCCGACGGAGCCAGGCTGGTGATCGGCGGATCCGACGCCGAAGTGCCCGCGCAGGGCCATTTCGTCGCCCCCACCGTGTTCGCCGACGTCGATCCCGACGGCGCGCTCGCTCAGGAGGAGGTCTTCGGCCCGGTCCTGGCGATCATCCCCGTCGCCGACGACGCCGAGGCCGTCGCGGTGGCCAACAACTCGCGCTACGGCCTCGCCGGAGCGGTCTGGTCCGCCGACGCCGAACGGGCGCTGGCGGTGGCGCGGTCGCTGCGTACCGGCGCGGTCGACGTCAACGGCGGTGCGTTCAACCCCGCCGCGCCCTTCGGCGGCTACCGCCAGTCCGGTCTCGGCAGGGAGTTGGGCGCGCACGGCATCGCGGAGTTCACCGAGGTGAAGGCGATCCAGCGATGA
- a CDS encoding glycosyltransferase codes for MRILLVAAPGVGHLLPAVPTMWAARAAGHEILVATTGPSLDMAVRSGLPAVDVSPDGSATAGYHQLAPRALARRTAGEHATEGDPAAQWQGMTAAFGSSWSAVRDHRPAEDADFLASLFAVSGRMIDGTVRIARDWRADLLVFTSFLAAGEIAATAVGIPSVLHGMGLPHPPATGLLGVLDDVATRHGVADRLEPPAAVVDLCPEILRPPRSARGLPLRYVPYNGGALLSDVVCAVPRRPRICLTMGSVLPGAGVDEVVQSAITVAAARDAEVVLAVDTPDETIRRRLPSNVIVSGWVPLSSVLPHCSVVVHHGGSGTTFTAFAHGTPQLVLPRMADQPLNADAVRRSGSGVVLAERDLDVATLTSSLDHVLGSADIRRSCALVRAEIEAMPGPEALLVRLAELGGRQASPPAPRGQADPARSAAPGSAD; via the coding sequence ATGCGGATACTCCTGGTGGCCGCGCCCGGCGTCGGGCACCTGCTGCCCGCCGTGCCGACGATGTGGGCGGCGCGTGCCGCAGGCCACGAGATCCTGGTGGCGACCACCGGGCCGAGCCTGGACATGGCGGTCCGCTCCGGCTTACCCGCCGTCGACGTCTCGCCAGACGGCAGCGCCACCGCCGGCTACCATCAACTGGCGCCCCGCGCCCTCGCCCGCCGCACGGCAGGCGAACACGCCACCGAGGGCGATCCCGCCGCACAGTGGCAGGGGATGACCGCCGCGTTCGGAAGTTCCTGGTCGGCGGTCCGAGACCACCGACCCGCCGAGGACGCCGACTTCCTGGCCTCGTTGTTCGCCGTGAGCGGCCGGATGATCGACGGGACCGTGCGCATCGCCCGTGACTGGCGAGCCGACCTCCTCGTGTTCACCTCGTTCCTCGCGGCAGGCGAGATCGCCGCGACCGCGGTCGGCATCCCCTCGGTTCTGCACGGCATGGGCCTGCCCCATCCGCCCGCCACCGGACTGCTGGGCGTGCTCGACGACGTCGCGACCCGCCACGGCGTCGCGGACCGTCTCGAACCGCCCGCCGCCGTGGTCGACCTGTGCCCCGAGATCCTGCGCCCGCCGAGGTCGGCTCGCGGACTGCCGCTGCGCTACGTGCCCTACAACGGCGGCGCGTTGCTCAGCGACGTGGTCTGCGCGGTGCCCCGACGTCCTCGGATCTGCCTGACGATGGGCTCGGTGCTGCCGGGCGCGGGCGTGGACGAGGTGGTCCAGTCGGCGATCACGGTGGCGGCGGCCCGCGACGCCGAGGTCGTCCTCGCCGTCGACACGCCGGACGAGACGATCCGCAGGCGACTGCCGTCGAACGTCATCGTGTCCGGCTGGGTCCCGCTCAGTTCGGTGCTGCCGCACTGCTCGGTGGTGGTCCACCACGGTGGATCGGGCACTACCTTCACCGCGTTCGCCCACGGCACCCCGCAGCTCGTGCTGCCGAGAATGGCCGATCAGCCCTTGAACGCCGACGCGGTGCGGCGCAGCGGATCGGGCGTCGTGCTCGCCGAGCGGGACCTCGACGTCGCCACGCTGACCAGCAGTCTCGACCACGTCCTGGGCTCCGCCGACATCCGGCGCAGCTGCGCGCTGGTCCGTGCCGAGATCGAGGCGATGCCCGGCCCGGAGGCACTCCTCGTCCGACTCGCCGAACTCGGCGGTCGGCAGGCGTCGCCCCCCGCGCCGCGCGGGCAGGCGGACCCGGCCCGCTCCGCCGCACCGGGCTCCGCCGACTAG
- the mtnC gene encoding acireductone synthase has translation MTGSLTARWVVVDIEGTLTPTSQVHVVLYDYARPRLGPWIDAHPEDEQVRAAVEATRAEAGLPADAGTAEIVAVLHSWMDADRKAAPLKSLQGLIWQEGYARRELISQYFPDAFPALRRWRDGGLDLAVFSSGSVAGQIASFSHSNEGDVTGLFRHHFDTVNAGPKREAPSYRAIAAGLGDPPAGEIVFLSDVPAELDAAAEAGWQTVGLARSGEPFAEADFGPHRAIASFDEVEIVAAAKDDSR, from the coding sequence ATGACCGGCAGTCTGACGGCCCGCTGGGTCGTGGTCGACATCGAGGGGACCCTGACCCCGACGAGCCAGGTGCACGTGGTGCTCTACGACTACGCGCGGCCGAGGCTCGGGCCCTGGATCGACGCCCACCCCGAGGACGAGCAGGTACGCGCGGCCGTCGAGGCGACCAGGGCAGAGGCGGGACTGCCCGCCGACGCGGGCACCGCCGAGATCGTCGCGGTGCTGCACTCCTGGATGGACGCCGACCGCAAGGCCGCCCCGCTCAAGAGCCTCCAGGGCCTGATCTGGCAGGAGGGCTACGCGCGACGCGAGCTGATCTCGCAGTACTTCCCGGACGCGTTCCCGGCGCTGCGGCGCTGGCGGGACGGCGGGCTGGACTTGGCGGTGTTCTCCTCCGGCTCGGTCGCAGGCCAGATCGCCTCCTTCTCCCACAGCAACGAAGGCGACGTCACCGGCCTGTTCCGCCACCACTTCGACACGGTCAACGCCGGGCCCAAGCGGGAGGCGCCGTCCTACCGGGCCATCGCGGCCGGCCTCGGCGATCCGCCTGCGGGCGAGATCGTGTTCCTCTCCGACGTGCCCGCCGAACTCGACGCCGCCGCCGAGGCGGGCTGGCAGACCGTCGGGCTGGCGAGGTCGGGCGAGCCCTTCGCCGAGGCCGATTTCGGGCCGCACCGGGCGATCGCGTCCTTCGACGAGGTGGAGATCGTGGCGGCCGCAAAGGACGATTCGCGATGA
- a CDS encoding 1,2-dihydroxy-3-keto-5-methylthiopentene dioxygenase, translating into MTLLTVWPEDDPTSVLRRTEDPQEISAVLAELKVRFEQWPVVTDLPAEPTSEEVLTAYRERVDKVIDEQGYVLVDALHMTPSDDAEWQEKAASARKRFLSEHTHDDDEDRFFARGSGVFYLHVDGKVHAVLCEAGDLLSVPANTTHWFDMGSRPDYVSVRFFHDEEGWVGDFIEDSIAHRFPSFDELAAGRG; encoded by the coding sequence ATGACGTTGTTGACGGTCTGGCCCGAGGACGATCCGACCTCGGTGCTGCGACGCACGGAGGACCCCCAGGAGATCAGCGCGGTCCTCGCCGAGCTGAAGGTCCGCTTCGAGCAGTGGCCCGTGGTGACGGACCTGCCCGCCGAGCCCACCTCCGAGGAGGTGCTCACCGCCTATCGGGAGCGCGTCGACAAGGTGATCGACGAACAGGGTTATGTGCTGGTCGACGCGCTGCACATGACGCCGAGCGATGACGCGGAGTGGCAGGAGAAGGCGGCATCCGCCCGGAAGCGCTTCCTGTCCGAGCACACCCATGACGACGACGAGGACCGCTTCTTCGCCAGGGGTTCCGGGGTGTTCTACCTGCACGTCGACGGCAAGGTGCACGCGGTGCTGTGCGAGGCGGGCGATCTGCTGAGCGTGCCCGCGAACACCACGCACTGGTTCGACATGGGCTCCCGGCCGGACTACGTGTCGGTGCGGTTCTTCCACGACGAGGAGGGCTGGGTGGGCGACTTCATCGAGGACTCCATCGCACACCGCTTCCCCAGCTTCGACGAGCTGGCCGCCGGGCGGGGCTGA